A single window of Symphalangus syndactylus isolate Jambi chromosome 4, NHGRI_mSymSyn1-v2.1_pri, whole genome shotgun sequence DNA harbors:
- the LOC129480752 gene encoding putative uncharacterized protein encoded by LINC00614 translates to MEGRNCMVEILPERLNIEGWYDADDTKPGKSRARRVASIERLSEFDNNLFGISDLEAECLDPQQKLLLECTYGALESAGVPAKEVAGSRTGDFIGERAMNRNQKPSNNNSQVSFAIANGFGVCGWFQL, encoded by the exons ATGGAAGGCAGAAACTGCATGGTAGAGATTTTACCAGAAAGGCTTAATATTGAAGGATGGTATGATGCAGATGACACCAAGCCAGGTAAAAGCCGGGCAAGAAGAGTTGCTTCTATTGAAAG ATTGAGTGAATTTGACAATAACTTGTTTGGAATTAGTGACTTGGAAGCTGAATGTCTGGACCCTCAGCAGAAATTGCTTCTGGAATGCACCTATGGAGCCCTGGAGAGTGCTGGGGTCCCTGCCAAGGAGGTGGCTGGTTCCAGGACAGGAGACTTCATTGGTGAGAGAGCAATGAACAGAAACCAAAAACCATCAAACAACAATTCTCAGGTCAGCTTTGCTATAGCAAACGGTTTTGGTGTGTGTGGCTGGTTTCAATTATGA